GCCCGGCCGTCGCGGCCAGCACGACCGCCGTCGCCGGGAGCAGCCGGCGGATCCGGCGGGCGTAGAAGCGGCCCAGCCGCAGTCGCCCGGTCGATTCGACCTCGCGCAGGATCAGCCCGGTGATGAGGAAGCCGGAGATGACGAAGAACACGTCCACGCCGACGAACCCGCCGCTGACCAGCGGCAGGCCCGCGTGATAGGCGAGCACGAGCAGCACCGCGACGGCGCGCAGGCCCTCGACGTCCGGCCGGAACCGAGGACGGGCCTCGGCTCCGGCTGTCGCCGTGGTGGCGGAAGTCAGGCCGGCTGCCCGATCGCCCCGATCAGGTCGGCGAACCAGGGCGTGGACGGGTCGAACTCCTTGCCGCCCTTGATGCGGTCGAACTCGATGGCGCGCAGCCGGCCGCCGCGCTCCTCGTCGTGGCCGATCAGCCCGCCCTCGTGCCGCAGCGCGCACTCGACGGCGAGGTCGGTGCAGCTCTTGATGAGGCGCAGGTCGTCGGAGTTGGCGGCGGCGGAGCGGCTGAAGTAGCCGCTCTTCTGCACCATGACCTTCTCGGCGCCGACCCGGGCGGCGAACTGCTTCGCGAACCAGGCGCCGGGGTTGATCTTGTCGATCTTGACGTGGCCGAACGGGTCGCGGGGGACCTCTTCGCCGGCCGCCTCGAGCTCGCCGACGATGGCGTCGACACCGGCGCCCTCGGACAGGAAGATGTTGACGCAGCCCAGGTCGTCCATCAGCGAGCGCAGCCGGCCGGCCTCGGCGTCGAGGTCGAGCTTCTGCTCGGGCACGTACACGGCGTGGACGTCCCAGCGGCGAGGGTCGACGCCCAGCTCGGGCGCCCATTCCTGGGCGGCCAGCCACTTGCGGTAGGCGCGTGCCGTGGCGGCCGTCAGCCAGCCGCAGTGCCGGCCCATGACCTCGTGCACGATGAGCATGCGCGGGTTGGAGGAGTGCTCGGCGATGATGTTGCGGGCATAGACCGAGCCCTGCTCGGCGGCCGTCCAGGCGCCCAGGCTCTGCCGCACCGGCACGATGTCGTTGTCGACGGTCTTCGGCAGCCCGACGACGGTCAGCTCGTAGTCGTTCGTCGCGAGGTAGGCGGCGAGGTCGGCGGCCGTGGTGTTGGTGTCGTCGCCGCCGATGGTGTGCAGCACGTCGACGCCGTCGCGGGTGAGCTGCTCGGCGGCCACGTGCAGCGGGTCCTGGCCCTCCTGGACCAGCCCGCGCTTCACGCAGTCGGCGACGTTGGTCAGCTTGACCCGGCTGTTGCCGATGGGGGAGCCGCCGAACCGGTGCAGCCGCGACGCCGTGGCCCGCATCTCGGGCGTGACGGTGATGGAGCGGCCGGTCAGCAGGCCCGCGTAGCCGTCGAGATAAGCGATGATCTCGACCTCGGGCGCGATCTCGGTGTACCGCTCGATCAGGCCGCCGACGGCCGACGACAGGCACGGCGCCAGGCCGCCGGCCGTGAGCATCGCGACCTTGCGCACCGGTGTGCTCTCGGGCATGTGAGGTGACCTTCTGTCGGAGGGGACGGATCGCCTGACACCCTACCTTCGGCACCTGAGACCGCCAGGCGAGCTGTCCGGGGTATGGGCGTTCGCGGCGGGCGCGACGCGGCGCGGCCTACCCTGTCAGGTGTGAACTCCCCGGAGGACCTTGCGCTGTACACCGAGCTGACTGAGGCGGTCGGCGCGCTGCCGGCCGGCCAGCAGCCCGAGTGGCCCGACCCCGCCGCCGTCCACGACGCCGTCGCGCAGCTGCGCGCCATGCCGCCGCTGGTGTTCGCCGGCGAGTGCGACGTGCTGCGCGAGCGGCTGGCCGCCGTGTCCCGCGGCGAGGCGTTCGTCCTGCAGGGCGGCGACTGCGCCGAGACCTTCGCCGGGGTCAGCGCCGACAACGTGCGCAACAAGCTCAAGACGCTCCTGCAGATGGCGGTCGTGCTCACCTACGCCGCCAGCGTCCCGGTCGTGAAGATCGCCCGGCTGGCCGGCCAGTACGCGAAGCCGCGGTCGAAGTCCACCGAGACCCGCGACGGCGTCACGCTGCCCGCCTTCCGCGGCGACATCGTCAACGACTTCGAGTTCACGCCCGGCGCGCGGGTGCCCGACCCGCACCGCATGGTGCGCGCCTACCACGCGTCGTCGGCCACGCTGAACCTCACCCGCGCGTTCGTCGGCGGCGGGTTCGCCGACCTCCACCAGGTGCACGCCTGGAACACCGACTTCGTCCGCACGTCGCCGGCCGGGCAGCGCTACGAGCGACTCGCGCGGCGGCTCGACCAGGCGCTGAAGTTCATGCGCGCCATCGAGATCGACACCGACCAGCTGCGCACCGTCGAGCTGTACTCCAGCCACGAGGCGCTGCTGCTCGACTACGAGCTGGCGCTGACCCGCGTCGACTCCCGCACCGGCGCGCCCTACGACGTGTCCGGCCACTACGTGTGGATCGGCGAGCGGACCCGCCAGCTCGACGGCGCCCACCTGGAGTTCGCGGCGCGCATCCGCAACCCCATCGGCGTCAAGGTCGGCCCCACCACCACGCCCGACCAGCTGCTGGCGCTGGCCGAGAAGCTCGACCCGCAGCGCGAGCCGGGCCGCCTGACGTTCGTCACCCGCATGGGCGCCGGGAAGATCCGCGAGGCGCTGCCGGCGCTGGTCCAGAAGGCGGCAGCCGACGGCCTGGTCGCGTCCTGGATCTGCGACCCGATGCACGGCAACACCTACGAGGCCGCCAGCGGCCACAAGACCCGCCGCTTCGACGACGTCGTCGACGAAGTGCGCGGCTTCTTCGAAGTGCACCGTGCGCTGGGCACCCACCCCGGCGGCATCCACGTCGAGCTCACCGGCGACGACGTCACCGAGTGCGTCGGCGGCGGCGACCCCATCGCCGAGGACGGCCTGGGCAGCCGCTACGAGACCGTCTGCGACCCGCGGCTCAACCGCACGCAGTCGCTGGAGCTGGCCTTCCTCGTCGCGGAGCTGCTCGAGTCCTCGAACTAGGACTCCCACCGGAACCCGTCGGGGTCGGTGAAGGCGCCGTCCGCACCGCCGATGACGACGCCGTGCGCGTCGGAGCCGTCCGGGTCGACGCCGGCGACCTTGGCCAGCGACTTGCGCCGGTTGAGGGTCAGCGTGACGGCGCCGGTGTCGAACTCGACGTACTTGCGGCCGAAGCTCTTCGCGACGGTGAAGCCGTGGTCCGCGTAGAACTGCCGGCTCGCGGCCACGTCGTCGACGCCCAGCTGGAGCACGACGTCGTCGACCTGCCGGGTGGCCGGGCCGGTGTCCTTCTTCGACGACGACGCGAACGTCACGATCGTCCCGTCCGGGGCCGTCACGACCCCGCCGTAGCCCCACAGCGACTTCGAGGCGGGCTTCAGCACGGTGGCGCCGGCTTCGACGGCGGCGGCGACGAGCGCGTCGACGGTGCTCGGCTGGGACGCGACGAGCGACAGCGTGAACCCGCTGAAGCCGGTCGCCGGCGCGCCGGACCGGACCCGGACCCGCTCTTCCAGGCCGAGTGACGCGTAGAAGCCGGCGGCGGCCGCGGGGTCGGCCACCTCGAGGGTGACGTGGTCGATGGTGGTCATGATGGGTTTCCTTCGGTTGTGGGGTTCGGGTGGTCAGCGCTGGAGGAAGCCGAGCAGATTGCCGCTGGCGTCCTCGACGACGGCGGCCAGCTGCCCGGCGCCGACGTCCTTGACGTCCTGACGGACGCGCCAGCCGGCCTCGACCGCCCGGCGCAGGGCCGCGGCGGCGTCGGCCACGTGGCAGTAGCCGACGGGGCCGGTCATGCCGTGGCCGTGGCCGTTCGGGTCCAGCCCGATCTCCTGGTCGCCGACCCGGAACCCGACGTAGTAGGGCTCGTCGGCGTAGGGCGGCACGCCCAGGACGCTCCCGTAGAGCGCCCGGGCTCGGCCCAGGTCGCGGACCGGGACGATGATGGTCTTGATGCCGTGGCTCACGGCTGCCTCCTCGGTGGATCGGGCCTGCCGAACCAGCCTCCCGCCGGGCCGGGTGCGCTCGCATCCGTGCCGAGCACGGGTCTGGTCACGGAGCCCGTACGGAATACTGGGCGAGGTGTCGAAGCAGGCGGCCACCACGGCCATCTCGGCGCGCGAGGCCGAGGTCCTGGCGCTGGTCGGCGACCACCGCAGCAACGCCGAGATCGCCGCGCAGCTGGTCATCTCGGTGCGCACGGTCGAGACCCACGTGTCGTCGCTGCTGCGCAAGCTCGGGGCGCCCGACCGCCGGGCGCTGGCCGCGCTCGCGGCCGAGGCCGCCCACGCCGAGCGGACCAGCCAGGCGCTGGCCGGGCTCCCGGCGCCGCTGAACCCGTTCATCGGCCGCGACGAGGAACGCCGTGAGCTGCGCGCGGCCGTCGGCGCGCACCGTCAGGTCAGCGCCGTCGGACCGGGCGGCGTCGGCAAGACCCGGCTGGCGCTGGCCGTCGCAGCCGGCCTCGCCGCCGACTTCGCCGACGGCGTGTGGTTCGTCGACCTCGTGCCGGTCACCGATCCCGCGATGGTCGGCTCCGCCGTGGCGGCCGCCCTCGGCGTCGGCGAGCAGCAGGGCCGCGGCATCGACGATTCGGTGACGGCCGCCCTGGCCGACCGGCGCGCCCTGCTGGTGCTGGACAACTGCGAGCACCTGCCCGGCGGCGTGGCCCCGTTCGTCGAACGGCTACTGGCGCGCTGCCCGTCGGTGCACGTGCTGACCACCAGCCGGGCCCGGCTCTCGGTGCCGTTCGAACGCGTCTACTCGGTGCCGCCGCTGTCGCTGGACGGCGACTCCGACGCCGTCGCCCTGTTCGCCGACCGTGCCGCGGCCGTGGGCTGGACCGTCGAGGCTGCGGACCTGGACCAGGTCGCCGACGTGTGCCGCAAGCTCGACGGGGTGGCGCTGGCCATCGAGCTGGCCGCCGCCCGCCTGCCCGCGCTGGGGTTCGACGGGCTGGCCGCGGGGCTCTCCGATCACCTGCGGCTGCTGGTCGGCGGCTACCGGGCCGACGACCGGCACCGTTCGGTGCGGGCCGTGCTGGACTGGAGCCAGGCGCTGCTGGCCGAGCCCGACCTCGCGTTGCTGCGGCGGGTCTCGGTGTTCGTCGCACCGTTCACCGCCGCGGCCGCCGAGACTGTGGCCGGGTTCGCTCCGCTCGAGGCCGGCGAGGTCGTCGACGGGCTGGCCCGGCTGGCCGACCAGCACCTGCTGAGCGTCACGGCGTCGGCCGGGGCCACCCGGTACCGGACGGCGGAGACCATCCGCCAGTACGGCGCCGAACGGCTCGCCGCGTCCGGCGACGAGGACGCCACCCGGACCCGGCAGCTGCGCTGGTGCCTGGCCGTGGCCGGGGAGTTGGCCGCCGACCCGGCGCCGCTGACCGGTGACTGGCGGGCCCGGTTCGACGCGGTCGCCGACGACCTGCGCGCCACCCTCGGCTGGGCGGCGCGGGACGCCGGACCGCGGGCCGGCGCGCACCCGCTGGCCCTGCTGCTGGCCCGGCTGGCCTTCACCCGCAACCTGCTCGGCGAGTCCCAGCTGCGCTACGAGCAGGCGGCGGCGCTCGCCGACGACCCGGCCGCGCTGCGATCGGCCGCGAGTGTCGCCGCGTGCCGGGCGCTCGGCGACGACACCTACCGTCTCTGGCAGGCCGCCGGCGACGCCGCGCTCGCCGCCGGCGACTCGGCGGCCGCGGCCCGTGACCTCGCCACGGCCGCCACCACGTCGTACCGGAAGGCCGCGACGTTCGCCCGGCGGCCCGCGCGCGACGAGCCGGCCGCGCTGCTCGTTCGGGCCCGCGAGCTGGCCGGCGACGACCCCGCCGCGCTGGCCGCCGTGGCCCTGGCCGAGTGCGACGCGCTCGGCTACGCGTTCTTCGCCGAACGGGACCGGCCCGCGCCGTCGGCCGCCGAGCTGACCGCGCTGGCCGAACGCGCGGTCGAGCTGGCCCGCCGGCTCGGCGACCCGCTGGCCGAGAGCGCCGCCCTGCAGGCGCTGACCGCCGCGCAGCGCCGGGCCGGCGACACCGTCGCCGCCGCGGCCACCGCTGACCGCCGCGTCGCCCGGCTCGACGCGGTCCCGGTCACGCCCGCCGCCACCGACGAGCTGATCGACGCGCTCCAGATCGCCACGGCGACCAGCATCGGCGTCGGCGACCTGCCGGCGGCGCGACGGCAAGGGCGGCAGCTGCGCGACCTGCCGCCGCTGGCCGAGACCGGCCACGTCGCCACGTCCCGGCTGATCATGGCCGACGCCCTCGCCGGCCACGGCACTGACGTCATCGCCGCGGCCGGCCGGTTCCTCGACGGCTGGACCCGGGCCGGCCGGCCACCGGGCCGCGGCTTCGGGCCGGTCGCCGCGGGCGTGGCGATGATCCACGGGCTGCGCGGCGACGCCGCCGCCCGGGCCGAGTGGCTGGCCGTCCTCGACCAGCTGGGCGTGACCGCCGAGGACCGGGCCGGCTACAGCCCCGTCTTCGACGCGATCGTCCTGCTGCACGACGGCCGGGCCGGCGCCGCGTTCGACCTGCTCGACCCCGGCGACGGGGAGCCGGGCCCGTGGCGCACCGGGATCCTGCTGCACTGGCACGCCGCGCTGGCCGCCGAGGCAGCGGTGCTGGCCGGCCGGGCCGACGCCGCCGGCCGGCTGGCCGCCGCCCGCCCCGTCGTCGACGGCAATCCGGTCGCCGGCGCGCTGCTGGACCGCGCCGCCGCCCTCGTCGACGACGACCCCGAGCGCCTGCTCGCCACCGCCGCCGCATTCGAGGCGGCTGGCTGCCCCTACCAGCAGGCCAGGACGCTCCTCCTCGCCGGCGCGGCGCCGGCCGGGGACGCCGTCCTGGCCGAGCTCGGCCTCGCCTAAACGGCGGCCAGGGCGCCGGCCGTCGCGGCCAGGACGGGGCCGTGGCCGGTGGCCCAGCGCTCGGCCAGCGCCAGCAGGTCCGGCAGCTCCCGCTCCTCCACCACGAACGACGGCACCGGCAGGGTGGCGCCCAGCTCGGCGAGGACGGGGCGCAGCTGCAGGTCGGCGACGAACCGGTGGGTCGGCGCGGCGGCCACTGTCACGGGCACGGCGACGGTCCCGCGCAGCGCGCCGCCGGGCAGCCGGTCGAGGAACGCCTTGAGCAGCCCGGTGTAGCTGGCCTTGTACGTCGGTGTGGCCACGACCAGCACCGACGCCTCGGCCGCCACGGCGAGCGCCGACTCTCCGTCGGACGCCAGGTCGCCCAGCCACTGCCCGCCGAACCCGGCCAGGTCGAAGACCGGGCCCTCCGGCAGGCCGGCACGGGCGGCGACGGCCGACGACAGCGCCGTCGCCACCCCCAGCGTGCGCGACCCCGGCCGCGGGTTGCCGACCACTGTCACGATGCTCATCTCGCGGGAACCTCCAGACCCGATCGAACGACAGAACCCCGCACCGGCACGACGGGCGCACCGGGCACCACCCGCACGGACACCGTCGCGCCGACGCCGATGCCCAGGCGCAGGAACTCGGTGCGGGTCAGGGTGGCCAGCACGACCTGGTCGCCGGTGCTGATCTCGACCCGCACCTCGAAGCCGACCCGCACCACTCGCGCGACCCGCCCGGCGACCGCGTCCGGGTCGTCCGCGCCCGGCGCCAGTGCGACGTCGTGCGGACGGACCAGCAGGTCGCCCAGCTGCGTCACCGGCCCGAGGAAGCGCATGACGAAGTCGTTGGCCGGCTCGTCGTAGAGCTGGTCGGGGGTGCCGATCTGCTCCACCCGGCCCTCGTTGACCACGACGATCTCGTCCGCCACCTCCAGCGCCTCCTCCTGGTCGTGCGTGACGAAGACGGTGGTGACGTGCACCTCGTCATGCAGCCGGCGCAGCCATTCGCGCAGCTCCTTGCGGACCTTCGCGTCCAGCGCGCCGAACGGCTCGTCCAGCAGCAGCACCTTCGGCTCGACGGCGAGCGCGCGGGCCAGCGCCATGCGCTGGCGCTGGCCGCCGGACAGCTGCGCCGGCAGCCGCTCGGCGAACTGCTCCAGGTGCACCAGCGCCAGCAGCTCGTCCACCCGGCGGCGGATCTCGTCCTTCGGCCGCTTGCGGATCTCCAGCCCGAACGCGATGTTGCGCCGCACGGTGAGGTGCTTGAACGCGGCGTAGTGCTGGAAGACGAAACCGACGCCGCGCTTGCGGGCCGGCAGCGCGGTGGCGTCCAGGCCCTCGATGCCGACGGCGCCGGCGTCGGCGTACTCCAGCCCGGCGATGATCCGCAGCAGCGTCGACTTGCCGCCGCCGGACGGGCCGAGCAGCGCGGTGAGCTGACCGGACGGGATGCTGACGGAGACGTCCTCCAGCGCCACGAAGTCGCCGAAGCGCTTGGTCACGCCGGTGATCTCGATGCTCAACGGGGATCCTCCTTCGGCCGGATGACGGACACGACGACGATGCAGGCGACGGCGACCAGCGCGAGCAGGAACGCGGTGGCGTAGGCGCCGCCCTGATCGAAGTTCAGGTACTTCTCCTCGACGACGAGCGTGGCGGTGCGGGTCTCGCCGAGGACGTTGCCGGAGACGACCTTGACAGCGCCGAACTCGCCCAGCGACCGCGCCAGGCTGAGCACCACGCCGTACGTGACGCCCCAGCGGATCGCCGGCAGCGTGATGCGGCGGAACGTCTGCGCGGCCGTCGCGCCGAGGCTCTGCGCCGCCTGCTCCTGCTCGGTGCCGATCTCCTCGAGGACGGGCACCACCTCGCGGATCACCAGTGGCAACGCGACGAACGTCGTCGCCAGCACGATGCCCGGCGTGGAGAAGATCACCTGCAGCCCGGCGGACTCCAGCGCCGGCCCGAACCAGCCGGACCGCCCGCCGTAGACCAGCACCAGTGCCAGCCCGACCACGATCGGCGACACCGACAGAGGCACGTCCAGCAGCGCGTTCAGCAGCCGCTTCCCGGGGAACGCGTAGCGCACGACGAGCAGCGAGATGCCGACCCCGAACACCGTGTTCAGCACGACCGAGATGACCGCGACGACGACGGTGAGCCGCAGCGCGTGCACGACGTCGGGGTCGTCGACGATGCCGCGCAGGTGGTCCAGCCCGCCGTCGAAGGTGTGCTGCGCGACCAGCCACAGCGGCCACGCGACCAGCAGCACCAGGTACGCCGTCACGATGGCGCGGGCGGCCCACCGGCCGGGCCCGCGGCCCCTACCCACGGCGGCCCACCCGGCGCTGGATGACGTCGAGCGCGACGATCACCGCGAACGAGACCGCCAGCAGCACCGTCGCCACCGCCGCGGCGTTGGCGAGGTTGTCGTTCTCGATGCTGCTGAGGATCCGCACCGACGTCACCTCCGTCTGCATCGGCAGGTTGCCCGACAGCAGCACCAGCGAGCCGTACTCGCTGACGCCGCGGGCGAACGAGAGCGCCGCGCCGGCCGCGATGGCCGGGGCCAGCGCCGGCAGGATGATCCGGCGGAACGTCGTGAGCCTCGACGCGCCCAGCGAGGCCGCCGCCTCCTCGACCTCCCGGTCCAGCTCGGCCAGCACCGGCTGCACCGTCCGGACCACGAACGGCAGCGTCACGAACAGGAAGGCCAGGAACACCGCGGCCCGGGTGTTCGCGACGTCCAGGCCGAGCGGGCTGTCCGGCCCGTACAGCGACAGCAGCACCAGCCCGGCGACGATCGTCGGCAGCGCGAACGGCACGTCGATGAGCACCTCGAGCGCGCGCTGCCCGGGGAACCGGTCGCGCACCAGGACCCACGCGATCAGCGTCCCCATCACCACGTTCACGATGGTGACCAGCAGCGCCGTCCCGACCGTGAGCCGGATCGCCGCGGCCGTCTGCTCGTTCGTCACCGCCCGCCAGAACCCGTCCCACCCGCCGGCGGCGGCCGTCGCGACGACCGCCGCCAGCGGGATCAGCACCAGCAGGCTGAACCAGAGCAGGGCGACGCCCAGCCCCAGCCCGGACCCGCGGGTGAGCCGCACTGAGCTCACTGCGCCTTCCCGGACTCGGCGATGATCCGGGTGATGATGCCGTTCTCCTCGTCGAAGAACTTGTCGGACAGCGCGCTCCAGCTCTCGAAGTCGTTCTCGACGGTGAGCAGGTGCGCGGGCGCCGGGAACGGGTCGTCCGGGTCCAGCGCGCCCTCGACGCCGCTGGTGTCGACGCCGTCGATGATCGGACGGAAGCCCTTCAGCGCGAACTGGCGCTGGCCGGCCTCGCTGAGCACGAAGTCCAGCCATTCCTGCGCCTTCGGGTCGGCGTCGCTGAGCACCGCGCCCGGGTTCTCGATGAGGAGGGTGGTCTCGGGGATGACCCAGTCCAGCTCCTCGCCGTTCTGGGTGGCGAGGATCGCCTCGTTCTCGTAGGCCAGCAGCACGTCGCCGGTGCCACCGAGGAAGCTGGTGGTGGCGTCGCGGCCGCTGTTGGGCAGCGCGACGACGTTCGCGAACACCTGGCGGAGGAACTCCTCGGCCTCGGCGTCGGTGCCGCCGTTCGCCGCGACGTGCCCCCAGGCGGCCAGCGCGTTCCAGCGGGCCGCGCCGGACGACGCCGGGTTCGGCGTGACGATCTCGACGCCCGGCTGCACGATGTCGTCCCAGTCCTGGATGTTCTCCGGGTTGCCGGGCCGGACCGCCAGCACGACCACCGACGACGACACCACGCCCTTCGTCGGGCCGTCGTCCCAGGTCTCGTCCACCAGGCCGGCGTCGACCAGCCGGGTGACGTCGCTGGTGACGGAGAAGTGGACGTAGTCGGCCTCGAGGCCGGACTCGACCGCCCGGCTCTGGTCGCCGGAGGCGCCGTAAGAGCTGCGGAAGCGCACGCCGGCGCCCTCGTCGGTCTGGCTCCACTCCTCGGCGATCGCGACGTTGGCCGCCTCGGGGACCGCGAAGCCCACGATCGACAGCGTCGTCTCCTCGCCCGACGCCGCGTCGGCGTCGTCGCCCCCGCAGGCCGCGAGCACCAGGCCGCCGGTGAGGACGATCGCGGTCGCCGCTGCTCTGGTTCGGGTGTTCATGAGTGTGGTGCCCCTCGGATCGGTCGGATCATAGTAATCACGGTGGATTAGTGGACAATAGAGCGAGTCTCGCATGTCGAGCGAGATTTGCCCAGATAGTGGTCAGTCCAGCCGGTAGCCGTGGCCGCGGAGCGTGCGGATCCGCCGTCCGTGCCGGCCGAGCTTCACCCGCAACCGCCTGATGTGGACGTCGACGGTGCGGCTGCCGGCCTGCGTGCCCAGCGGCCAGACCTGGCCGATCAGCTCGGGCCGGGTGATCGCGCGGCGCTGGTTCTCGATCAGGTAGGCGAGCAGCTCGAACTCGCGGAACGTCAGCGCCACCGCCCACCCGTCGACCACGGCGATCCGGGCGGCGTGGTCGAGGTGGAACCCCGGCTGCGCGAGGGCGATGGGCGCCTCGCCGGTGTCAGCGGGATGCGACAAGGACATGGGTGACTCCCGGGGGATGGGCCGAACGAGGTGCGGGGGTGCGGGAGTCAGTGACAGAGCTGGCTGGCGACGCGCATCAGATCGACGGCGCGTCGCTGGGTGAGCAGCAGCCTGGGCACGTCCCCTAATTTCCTATGGGCCTTGTGGGAAAGCAACCGGCCATCCGCATCGTGGGAACCGCGCTCTAGAGTGGCGACGTGATCGACCTGCGCAGTGACACTGTCACCCGGCCCACCGCCGCCATGCTGGCCGCGATGTCCACCGCCGAGACCGGCGACGACGTCTACGCGGAGGACCCCACCGTGCGTGCGCTCGAGGAGCGGGTCGCCGGGCTGCTCGGGCACGAGGCCGGCCTGTTCACCGTCAGCGGGTCGCTGGCGAACGTGCTGGGGGTGCGGTCGCTGGTCGCGCCGGGGCAGGAACTGCTGTGCGAAGAGCGGGCGCACGTCGTCCGCGCCGAGCTGGGCGCCCATGCCGTCACGCAGGGCGTCACCACGCGCACCTGGGCCGACCCCCGCGGCCACGTCGACCTCGACGCCGTCCGCCGCCTCATGACGCCCGACGCGGGGCCGTACCTGGTGTCGACGGCGGCGGTCGCGGTCGAGAACACCCACAACTTCGCCGGCGGCACGGTGCAGCCGCTGGACTCGCTGCGTG
This Jiangella alba DNA region includes the following protein-coding sequences:
- a CDS encoding pyrophosphate--fructose-6-phosphate 1-phosphotransferase codes for the protein MPESTPVRKVAMLTAGGLAPCLSSAVGGLIERYTEIAPEVEIIAYLDGYAGLLTGRSITVTPEMRATASRLHRFGGSPIGNSRVKLTNVADCVKRGLVQEGQDPLHVAAEQLTRDGVDVLHTIGGDDTNTTAADLAAYLATNDYELTVVGLPKTVDNDIVPVRQSLGAWTAAEQGSVYARNIIAEHSSNPRMLIVHEVMGRHCGWLTAATARAYRKWLAAQEWAPELGVDPRRWDVHAVYVPEQKLDLDAEAGRLRSLMDDLGCVNIFLSEGAGVDAIVGELEAAGEEVPRDPFGHVKIDKINPGAWFAKQFAARVGAEKVMVQKSGYFSRSAAANSDDLRLIKSCTDLAVECALRHEGGLIGHDEERGGRLRAIEFDRIKGGKEFDPSTPWFADLIGAIGQPA
- a CDS encoding class II 3-deoxy-7-phosphoheptulonate synthase; this encodes MNSPEDLALYTELTEAVGALPAGQQPEWPDPAAVHDAVAQLRAMPPLVFAGECDVLRERLAAVSRGEAFVLQGGDCAETFAGVSADNVRNKLKTLLQMAVVLTYAASVPVVKIARLAGQYAKPRSKSTETRDGVTLPAFRGDIVNDFEFTPGARVPDPHRMVRAYHASSATLNLTRAFVGGGFADLHQVHAWNTDFVRTSPAGQRYERLARRLDQALKFMRAIEIDTDQLRTVELYSSHEALLLDYELALTRVDSRTGAPYDVSGHYVWIGERTRQLDGAHLEFAARIRNPIGVKVGPTTTPDQLLALAEKLDPQREPGRLTFVTRMGAGKIREALPALVQKAAADGLVASWICDPMHGNTYEAASGHKTRRFDDVVDEVRGFFEVHRALGTHPGGIHVELTGDDVTECVGGGDPIAEDGLGSRYETVCDPRLNRTQSLELAFLVAELLESSN
- a CDS encoding glyoxalase — translated: MTTIDHVTLEVADPAAAAGFYASLGLEERVRVRSGAPATGFSGFTLSLVASQPSTVDALVAAAVEAGATVLKPASKSLWGYGGVVTAPDGTIVTFASSSKKDTGPATRQVDDVVLQLGVDDVAASRQFYADHGFTVAKSFGRKYVEFDTGAVTLTLNRRKSLAKVAGVDPDGSDAHGVVIGGADGAFTDPDGFRWES
- a CDS encoding VOC family protein, translated to MSHGIKTIIVPVRDLGRARALYGSVLGVPPYADEPYYVGFRVGDQEIGLDPNGHGHGMTGPVGYCHVADAAAALRRAVEAGWRVRQDVKDVGAGQLAAVVEDASGNLLGFLQR
- a CDS encoding ATP-binding protein, with product MSKQAATTAISAREAEVLALVGDHRSNAEIAAQLVISVRTVETHVSSLLRKLGAPDRRALAALAAEAAHAERTSQALAGLPAPLNPFIGRDEERRELRAAVGAHRQVSAVGPGGVGKTRLALAVAAGLAADFADGVWFVDLVPVTDPAMVGSAVAAALGVGEQQGRGIDDSVTAALADRRALLVLDNCEHLPGGVAPFVERLLARCPSVHVLTTSRARLSVPFERVYSVPPLSLDGDSDAVALFADRAAAVGWTVEAADLDQVADVCRKLDGVALAIELAAARLPALGFDGLAAGLSDHLRLLVGGYRADDRHRSVRAVLDWSQALLAEPDLALLRRVSVFVAPFTAAAAETVAGFAPLEAGEVVDGLARLADQHLLSVTASAGATRYRTAETIRQYGAERLAASGDEDATRTRQLRWCLAVAGELAADPAPLTGDWRARFDAVADDLRATLGWAARDAGPRAGAHPLALLLARLAFTRNLLGESQLRYEQAAALADDPAALRSAASVAACRALGDDTYRLWQAAGDAALAAGDSAAAARDLATAATTSYRKAATFARRPARDEPAALLVRARELAGDDPAALAAVALAECDALGYAFFAERDRPAPSAAELTALAERAVELARRLGDPLAESAALQALTAAQRRAGDTVAAAATADRRVARLDAVPVTPAATDELIDALQIATATSIGVGDLPAARRQGRQLRDLPPLAETGHVATSRLIMADALAGHGTDVIAAAGRFLDGWTRAGRPPGRGFGPVAAGVAMIHGLRGDAAARAEWLAVLDQLGVTAEDRAGYSPVFDAIVLLHDGRAGAAFDLLDPGDGEPGPWRTGILLHWHAALAAEAAVLAGRADAAGRLAAARPVVDGNPVAGALLDRAAALVDDDPERLLATAAAFEAAGCPYQQARTLLLAGAAPAGDAVLAELGLA
- a CDS encoding NADPH-dependent FMN reductase, which codes for MSIVTVVGNPRPGSRTLGVATALSSAVAARAGLPEGPVFDLAGFGGQWLGDLASDGESALAVAAEASVLVVATPTYKASYTGLLKAFLDRLPGGALRGTVAVPVTVAAAPTHRFVADLQLRPVLAELGATLPVPSFVVEERELPDLLALAERWATGHGPVLAATAGALAAV
- a CDS encoding sulfate/molybdate ABC transporter ATP-binding protein, translated to MSIEITGVTKRFGDFVALEDVSVSIPSGQLTALLGPSGGGKSTLLRIIAGLEYADAGAVGIEGLDATALPARKRGVGFVFQHYAAFKHLTVRRNIAFGLEIRKRPKDEIRRRVDELLALVHLEQFAERLPAQLSGGQRQRMALARALAVEPKVLLLDEPFGALDAKVRKELREWLRRLHDEVHVTTVFVTHDQEEALEVADEIVVVNEGRVEQIGTPDQLYDEPANDFVMRFLGPVTQLGDLLVRPHDVALAPGADDPDAVAGRVARVVRVGFEVRVEISTGDQVVLATLTRTEFLRLGIGVGATVSVRVVPGAPVVPVRGSVVRSGLEVPAR
- a CDS encoding sulfate ABC transporter permease, with the protein product MGRGRGPGRWAARAIVTAYLVLLVAWPLWLVAQHTFDGGLDHLRGIVDDPDVVHALRLTVVVAVISVVLNTVFGVGISLLVVRYAFPGKRLLNALLDVPLSVSPIVVGLALVLVYGGRSGWFGPALESAGLQVIFSTPGIVLATTFVALPLVIREVVPVLEEIGTEQEQAAQSLGATAAQTFRRITLPAIRWGVTYGVVLSLARSLGEFGAVKVVSGNVLGETRTATLVVEEKYLNFDQGGAYATAFLLALVAVACIVVVSVIRPKEDPR
- the cysT gene encoding sulfate ABC transporter permease subunit CysT, whose protein sequence is MRLTRGSGLGLGVALLWFSLLVLIPLAAVVATAAAGGWDGFWRAVTNEQTAAAIRLTVGTALLVTIVNVVMGTLIAWVLVRDRFPGQRALEVLIDVPFALPTIVAGLVLLSLYGPDSPLGLDVANTRAAVFLAFLFVTLPFVVRTVQPVLAELDREVEEAAASLGASRLTTFRRIILPALAPAIAAGAALSFARGVSEYGSLVLLSGNLPMQTEVTSVRILSSIENDNLANAAAVATVLLAVSFAVIVALDVIQRRVGRRG